The Scomber japonicus isolate fScoJap1 chromosome 8, fScoJap1.pri, whole genome shotgun sequence genome has a segment encoding these proteins:
- the slc25a5 gene encoding ADP/ATP translocase 2, which produces MSETAISFAKDFLAGGIAAAISKTAVAPIERVKLLLQVQHASKQISVDKQYKGIMDCVVRIPKEQGFLSFWRGNLANVIRYFPTQALNFAFKDKYKKVFLDGVDKRKQFWRYFAGNLASGGAAGATSLCFVYPLDFARTRLAADVGKAGAGREFKGLGDCLVKISKSDGIKGLYQGFSVSVQGIIIYRAAYFGVYDTAKGMLPDPKNTHIFVSWMIAQSVTAVAGLVSYPFDTVRRRMMMQSGRKGADIMYSGTIDCWKKITRDEGGKAFFKGAWSNVLRGMGGAFVLVLYDELKKVI; this is translated from the exons ATGAGTGAGACAGCTATTTCCTTCGCCAAGGACTTCTTGGCTGGCGGTATTGCTGCTGCCATCTCCAAAACAGCTGTTGCCCCCATTGAAAGAGTCAAGCTTCTTCTTCAG GTGCAACATGCCAGCAAACAAATCTCAGTTGACAAGCAGTATAAGGGCATCATGGATTGTGTCGTCCGTATCCCCAAAGAGCAGGGCTTCCTCTCGTTCTGGAGAGGGAATCTAGCCAACGTCATCCGATACTTCCCCACTCAGGCCCTCAACTTTGCTTTCAAGGACAAATACAAGAAGGTTTTCCTTGACGGCGTGGACAAGCGCAAGCAGTTCTGGAGATACTTCGCAGGTAACTTGGCCTCTGGTGGTGCCGCCGGAGCCACATCACTCTGTTTCGTGTACCCCCTTGACTTCGCCAGAACACGTCTGGCTGCCGATGTGGGAAAAGCCGGAGCAGGGCGTGAGTTCAAAGGCCTGGGAGACTGCTTAGTGAAGATCTCCAAGTCCGATGGCATCAAGGGTCTGTACCAGGGCTTCAGTGTGTCGGTCCAGGGCATTATCATCTACAGAGCTGCTTACTTTGGTGTCTATGACACAGCAAAGG GCATGCTTCCAGACcccaagaacacacacatttttgtcagCTGGATGATTGCTCAGTCTGTGACTGCAGTTGCCGGTCTTGTGTCCTACCCCTTCGATACTGTCCGTCGTCGTATGATGATGCAGTCTGGACGCAAAGGAG cGGACATCATGTACTCCGGCACCATTGACTGCTGGAAGAAGATCACCCGTGATGAGGGAGGCAAGGCTTTCTTCAAGGGAGCGTGGTCTAACGTGCTGAGAGGCATGGGTGGTGCTTTTGTGCTTGTCTTGTACGATGAGCTTAAGAAAGTCATCTAA
- the slc25a43 gene encoding solute carrier family 25 member 43: MASVKTDDRLTRSQGFLCVGFAGFFSKTVTSPLEVVKIKSQVGTFHSKRGFWQSFLLIYQNEGFKGFWKGNLFSCLRLFPYSAVHLTTYKKIVHLHMDELGFISQWRAIFAGGLAGVAAALVTYPLEVAETRLIVQNCREPTYVGVIHTLSKISRSEGLLALYRGFSLTVLGAFPFSVGCYAVYMNLDKLWQEPPSRFSSLQNFINGCLAAGVAQTLSYPFETVKRKMQAQSARLPHFGGVDVHFNGVVDCFIQVVRNKGVLSLWNGLTANTIKIVPYFGLLFTCFEMCKQVCLYRNGYIISPLSYKLTPGVDQSLGPNELQEVKRYLRNRNFGSGESSFGNRW, from the exons ATGGCCTCTGTTAAAACGGACGACAGACTGACGAGGTCTCAGGGCTTTTTGTGTGTCGGTTTCGCCGGATTTTTCAGCAAAACCGTCACGTCACCTTTGGAAGTGGTTAAAATTAAAAGCCAGGTGGGCACTTTTCACTCTAAACGGGGTTTTTGGCAAAGTTTTCTTCTCATCTACCAGAATGAAGGGTTTAAAGGATTTTGGAAGGGGAATCTCTTTTCTTGTCTCCGGTTGTTTCCTTACTCTGCAGTCCATCTGACAACATATAAAAA gATAGTCCACCTTCACATGGATGAACTGGGCTTCATCTCTCAGTGGAGGGCCATATTCGCAGGTGGACTGGCAGGTGTTGCCGCTGCCCTGGTCACGTATCCTCTGGAAGTGGCAGAGACCAGGCTCATTGTTCAGAACTGCAGAGAGCCCACATACGTTGGCGTCATTCACACTCTCTCAAAGATCTCCAGGAGTGAAGGGCTGCTTGCTCTCTATAGGGGCTTTTCCCTCACTGTCTTGG GTGCATTTCCGTTTTCTGTTGGATGCTATGCGGTCTACATGAACTTGGACAAGCTGTGGCAGGAGCCTCCTTCTCGCTTCTCCTCCCTCCAGAACTTCATTAATGGTTGTCTTGCAGCAGGAGTGGCTCAAACACTCTCCTACCCTTTTGAAACTGTGAAACGGAAGATGCAG GCGCAGAGTGCCCGTCTCCCCCATTTTGGTGGAGTTGATGTTCATTTCAATGGAGTGGTCGACTGTTTCATACAGGTGGTCAGAAACAAGGGCGTCCTCTCACTCTGGAACGGTCTTACCGCTAACACAATAAAG ATTGTTCCTTACTTTGGCCTTCTCTTCACCTGCTTTGAGATGTGTAAGCAGGTTTGCCTTTACCGCAACGGGTAcatcatctcacctctgagttACAAGCTTACTCCGGGGGTCGACCAGAGCCTAGGGCCGAACGAGCTTCAAGAAGTGAAGCGTTACTTGAGAAACAGGAACTTTGGGTCAGGAGAGTCGTCTTTTGGAAACCGCTGGTGA